In candidate division KSB1 bacterium, a single genomic region encodes these proteins:
- a CDS encoding DUF5060 domain-containing protein: MRAKKEKQVMNHIFRALVFFSIISILFIESCNNATPGNWQWETITTVGKPTARHEAGLVAYNDKLYLMGGRRINPTSVFDPATNTWTEKSATPIELHHFQPVVFNDAIYLIGAMTGGWPNETPVDRVVIYYPERDEYVYGDTIPEHRRRGGAGAVVYNNKVYLIGGITNGHMNGYKPWFDEYNPETGEWKTLADAPNARDHFQAVVVDNKLYAFAGRTTSKITDQDMALTVSHGNVYNFKTQKWEAVTNNLAIPTMRAGNFAFGWNNSIIIGGGETAEQEDAHNEVEAYNAKTKLWSKWPSLNQGRHGTGFAVIGNYVYTASGCGRHGGEPELTTVERLELPKGDVAPLSKILDTTKVFMQWHTITLSFKGPETSEAAQENPFLNYRLSVEFKNKDTKQSIRGFYAADGDAAETSAKKGNIWQVRFTPDKTGKWSYSAKLSKGDRIALNDDLNMGETVSVSNAKGNFIVIKSDKDGDDFRAHGRIEASHEYFKFRGTDNYWLKAGTNSPENLLAYIDIDGTYRTKAEAREGEAAAPENIHAYEPHLNDWKTGDPTWKNGKGKSLIGAINYLASKGMNSAYFLTLNILGDGKDAWPYVSPDDFTRFDVSKLDQWEIIFEYMQSKGILLHVVLQETENETMLDNGDTGPFRQLYLRELVARFGHHLGLVWNLGEENGPVPWAKDMPSQNDKQRKTMAKFIKEHDPYNHPVVLHTLPSEGIRKDILTNLLGFEYLDGISLQHAERETAPEIVSNWRLKSDSAGHPWLITMDEIGMWYDGAMTDAEDPNHSTLRRYALWGTLLSGGAGVEWYFGAKHPHNDLTSEDWRQRNRLWEITNYAKEFFDTYLPYWEMQPEHGLVNSKEAYCLRKKDEIYAIYLPNSKSYTLDLSISKNSFSVHWFNPLTGSELQIGSIKSINGGGIRSLGNPPEFENNLPDQDWVVLIKRL, from the coding sequence ATGAGAGCAAAGAAGGAGAAGCAAGTTATGAACCACATTTTCAGAGCATTAGTTTTTTTCTCTATCATCAGTATTTTATTTATTGAAAGTTGTAACAACGCAACACCAGGCAATTGGCAATGGGAAACTATCACAACGGTAGGAAAACCAACAGCACGCCATGAGGCAGGTCTTGTAGCTTACAATGACAAATTATATTTAATGGGTGGGAGAAGAATTAATCCTACTTCGGTATTTGATCCTGCCACAAATACATGGACAGAGAAATCGGCTACGCCTATTGAGTTACATCACTTTCAACCAGTAGTTTTTAACGATGCAATTTATTTGATTGGTGCCATGACCGGAGGATGGCCAAACGAAACGCCTGTTGATAGGGTTGTTATTTATTATCCCGAACGTGATGAATATGTATATGGTGACACTATTCCTGAGCATCGAAGAAGAGGTGGAGCTGGCGCAGTGGTTTATAATAATAAAGTCTATTTAATTGGTGGTATTACAAATGGCCATATGAATGGTTATAAACCTTGGTTTGATGAATATAATCCCGAAACTGGCGAATGGAAAACATTGGCTGATGCGCCGAATGCACGTGATCATTTTCAAGCTGTAGTTGTCGACAATAAGCTTTATGCATTTGCCGGCCGAACCACTTCAAAAATAACAGATCAAGATATGGCTTTAACTGTTAGTCACGGTAATGTATACAACTTCAAAACTCAAAAATGGGAAGCAGTAACCAATAATTTAGCCATTCCAACCATGAGAGCCGGAAATTTTGCTTTTGGCTGGAACAATTCAATTATAATTGGCGGGGGCGAAACCGCCGAACAAGAGGATGCCCATAATGAAGTAGAAGCCTATAACGCCAAAACAAAACTATGGAGTAAATGGCCTTCTCTAAATCAAGGCAGGCATGGTACCGGGTTTGCCGTTATTGGAAACTATGTATACACTGCATCAGGCTGTGGAAGACATGGTGGTGAACCTGAACTAACAACGGTTGAAAGATTGGAATTACCCAAAGGAGATGTAGCGCCCCTATCTAAAATATTAGATACCACAAAAGTATTTATGCAATGGCATACCATCACACTTTCTTTCAAAGGTCCCGAAACATCTGAAGCGGCTCAAGAAAATCCATTTTTAAACTATCGATTAAGTGTTGAATTTAAAAACAAAGATACTAAGCAAAGCATTCGTGGTTTTTATGCAGCTGATGGAGATGCAGCCGAAACCAGTGCTAAAAAAGGAAACATTTGGCAAGTGAGATTTACTCCTGACAAAACAGGGAAATGGTCATACTCGGCAAAACTAAGCAAAGGGGATCGTATTGCCCTAAACGATGATCTAAATATGGGAGAAACAGTTTCTGTCTCGAATGCTAAAGGCAACTTTATAGTTATTAAATCAGATAAAGACGGTGATGATTTTCGGGCTCACGGCCGAATAGAAGCCTCTCATGAATATTTTAAATTTAGGGGCACCGATAATTATTGGCTTAAAGCCGGAACAAATAGTCCGGAAAACCTATTGGCTTACATTGATATTGATGGTACATATCGCACCAAAGCTGAGGCCAGAGAAGGAGAAGCTGCTGCGCCAGAAAATATACATGCTTACGAGCCCCATTTAAATGATTGGAAAACGGGTGATCCTACCTGGAAAAACGGAAAAGGAAAATCATTGATCGGGGCTATCAATTATTTAGCGTCAAAAGGAATGAACTCAGCCTACTTTTTGACTTTAAATATTTTAGGCGATGGAAAAGATGCATGGCCTTATGTGAGTCCTGATGATTTTACCCGATTTGATGTGAGCAAATTAGATCAATGGGAAATTATATTTGAATATATGCAATCAAAAGGCATTTTATTGCATGTGGTGTTACAGGAAACAGAAAATGAAACCATGCTCGATAATGGAGATACCGGACCTTTTCGCCAATTATACCTTCGGGAACTTGTTGCAAGGTTTGGACATCATTTGGGGTTGGTGTGGAATCTGGGTGAAGAGAATGGGCCGGTACCCTGGGCGAAAGATATGCCATCTCAGAATGATAAACAACGAAAGACAATGGCAAAATTTATTAAAGAACACGACCCGTATAATCATCCGGTCGTATTACATACCTTACCGAGTGAGGGTATACGAAAGGACATTTTAACAAATTTGCTTGGTTTTGAGTATCTGGATGGTATTTCTCTCCAACATGCAGAACGGGAAACAGCACCAGAGATAGTCTCTAACTGGAGGTTAAAATCTGATAGTGCTGGTCACCCCTGGCTGATTACTATGGATGAAATTGGGATGTGGTACGATGGTGCCATGACGGATGCTGAAGATCCTAATCATTCTACACTTAGACGGTACGCCCTTTGGGGCACCTTGTTATCGGGAGGAGCTGGTGTTGAATGGTATTTTGGAGCAAAGCATCCACATAATGATTTAACTTCGGAAGATTGGCGACAAAGAAACCGTCTTTGGGAAATTACAAACTATGCTAAAGAATTTTTTGATACATACCTGCCCTATTGGGAAATGCAACCCGAACATGGTTTGGTTAACTCAAAAGAAGCGTATTGCTTGCGCAAGAAGGATGAGATTTATGCTATTTATTTGCCAAATTCTAAATCCTATACGCTCGATTTAAGCATTTCCAAAAACAGCTTTAGCGTACACTGGTTTAACCCATTAACCGGAAGTGAATTGCAAATCGGCTCAATAAAATCAATAAATGGCGGCGGAATTCGTTCATTGGGAAATCCACCAGAATTTGAGAATAATTTACCTGATCAGGATTGGGTGGTATTGATAAAACGGTTATAA
- a CDS encoding family 10 glycosylhydrolase: MKNYKNILSFQIKHILLSICVIALFSCQQSTKNTAVPAVQKIDPTVDTSIWWEKNNLRLIQTNLPAPEGALNPDSLVKDLIKFSANTLLINAGGIMAFYPTKLFFHYKNPHVKGDMLGRVISLCHENGIRVIVRFDFSRAHKSFLKDHPDWFYISPKGERVDNYDMLVTSVNGEYMQKHAFAIIQEVLDNYPIDGIFINMFGYKTWDYYHGVYHGIDQNPNDKRRFKEYSGGMELPTVEDPNDPVFQKYDEFRKHTTNELLKRVHDLLKSKRPNIALCTYNDDYVDIMRHEAQGELHHLPYFAYIASENVNTVESTFDDKISSSSSIQQITFGSRYHAVPPVRIRNRLYQNLAHGSGLDISLMGDLRDYEDERGFDVIKKVYSYAARNEKYYGDYKSMAEIAIIKEAYWPGGPVMEEMRGIEQNLKEEHIQFDLILKKHFAVSYKKLKNYKIIILGHLRNFNKKEIEALTRLTNDGVNVIATNQALMDTPGALKELFGTKVKESSFDAFKYYLQLKDQAVIKRQDKLHQCFLKCNFMKCKFSDESELYLPLLDKGREGPPERIGGHVPTGWFGISIYQKNKSKMVYIPWEIGRMYHTYGFFAHKDILLDVIDYINPEITQDFNTNAPPQVEITFNKFRYNSDTTDSYNKYIINLINLSGFNGRSYFEPLEIDNINFEFKVDIKPEKVYGLKSDNTIKFEGDTIIKFTLDHLQDFDAIVIE, from the coding sequence ATGAAAAATTATAAAAACATATTATCATTTCAAATCAAACACATTCTATTAAGTATCTGCGTTATTGCACTATTCTCTTGTCAGCAATCAACAAAAAATACGGCGGTTCCTGCCGTTCAAAAAATTGATCCAACCGTAGATACTTCAATTTGGTGGGAAAAAAATAACCTTCGACTGATACAAACAAACTTGCCTGCACCCGAAGGAGCTTTGAATCCTGATTCTTTGGTTAAGGATTTAATCAAGTTTTCGGCAAATACCTTGCTTATAAATGCAGGCGGGATAATGGCTTTTTATCCTACAAAACTTTTTTTTCATTATAAAAACCCGCATGTTAAAGGCGATATGCTGGGCCGGGTAATTTCTTTATGTCATGAAAATGGAATAAGAGTTATTGTTCGTTTTGACTTTAGTCGTGCACATAAGAGTTTTTTAAAAGACCATCCCGATTGGTTCTATATATCACCTAAAGGTGAAAGAGTCGATAATTACGACATGTTGGTAACCTCTGTGAATGGTGAATACATGCAAAAACATGCATTTGCAATTATTCAGGAAGTACTTGATAATTATCCGATTGATGGTATTTTTATTAATATGTTTGGTTACAAAACATGGGATTATTATCATGGGGTATATCATGGTATTGATCAAAACCCGAACGATAAAAGACGGTTTAAAGAGTATTCCGGTGGAATGGAACTACCAACAGTTGAAGATCCGAATGATCCCGTATTTCAAAAGTATGATGAATTCAGAAAGCATACAACCAACGAATTACTAAAAAGGGTACATGATTTATTAAAGTCGAAAAGACCCAATATTGCTTTATGCACTTATAATGACGATTATGTTGACATAATGCGACATGAAGCCCAGGGTGAACTTCACCATCTGCCTTATTTCGCGTACATAGCCTCTGAAAATGTTAATACAGTTGAATCAACCTTTGATGATAAAATATCAAGCAGTTCAAGTATACAACAAATAACATTTGGTTCAAGATATCATGCTGTACCGCCCGTAAGAATTCGAAATCGATTATATCAGAATTTGGCTCATGGTTCTGGACTTGATATTAGTTTGATGGGTGACCTTCGTGATTACGAAGATGAAAGAGGTTTTGATGTAATTAAAAAGGTTTATTCTTATGCCGCCAGGAACGAAAAGTATTACGGTGACTATAAAAGTATGGCAGAAATTGCCATTATAAAAGAGGCTTACTGGCCAGGCGGGCCTGTTATGGAAGAAATGCGTGGAATTGAGCAAAACCTCAAAGAGGAACATATTCAATTCGATCTTATTCTTAAAAAACACTTTGCTGTTAGCTACAAAAAACTTAAAAACTATAAAATAATTATACTTGGACATCTCAGGAATTTCAATAAAAAGGAAATAGAGGCGCTTACCAGGCTCACGAATGATGGTGTAAATGTTATTGCTACTAATCAGGCATTGATGGATACACCTGGCGCATTAAAAGAATTATTTGGTACAAAAGTTAAGGAATCTTCTTTTGATGCATTTAAATATTATCTGCAATTAAAAGATCAGGCTGTTATTAAAAGGCAGGATAAATTGCATCAGTGTTTTCTTAAATGTAATTTTATGAAATGTAAATTCTCGGATGAAAGTGAACTTTACCTGCCTTTGCTTGATAAAGGAAGAGAAGGTCCGCCCGAAAGAATTGGAGGACATGTGCCCACCGGGTGGTTTGGTATTAGTATTTATCAGAAGAACAAATCAAAAATGGTTTATATACCATGGGAAATTGGAAGAATGTATCACACCTATGGTTTTTTTGCACATAAAGATATCTTGTTGGATGTGATAGACTATATTAATCCTGAAATCACACAGGATTTTAATACCAATGCTCCTCCACAAGTTGAAATAACATTTAATAAATTCAGGTATAATTCCGATACAACAGATTCTTATAATAAATACATCATTAATTTGATCAACTTGTCGGGGTTCAATGGCCGCAGCTATTTTGAGCCTTTAGAAATAGATAATATCAACTTTGAATTTAAAGTGGATATAAAACCTGAAAAAGTATATGGTTTAAAGTCGGACAACACAATAAAATTTGAGGGTGACACAATCATTAAATTTACATTAGATCATCTTCAGGATTTTGACGCAATAGTAATTGAATAA